The DNA sequence GTGTGATGGACCAAAGACTCGAGGGTCAGTACTCTACCGAAGGGGCTAAAAAGGCGGCTGCATTGGCTCATCAGTGCCTGAGTCATAACCCCAAGTCTAGACCAACAATGAGCACTGTGGTCAAGACCTTAGAGCCTCTAATGAACTTGAATGACATACCAATCGGACCCTTTGTGTATGTTGTTCCAACTGAATCAGGAAAAGAAGGTCAAATTGGGTGTCATGATAAGGTAAAAAATGACAACAAAGGTGAAGTAAAAGAGGGAGGGTTGGAGAAATTGAAGGGCAGCCACCGGAGACGAAAAGGTCAGAGGCATAAGCATCGGATTAAGCCACTGAAGTCTAGTACTATCTTTTCGGATACTGCTCTATACAAAGTTCTCGGAACTGGTTTATACTCTCCCAGATGAGCAATGGAGGCAATTAGGCAAAGAATGCATGCAATAACACGACTTTGATCAGATAGTCctctcagaaaaagaaaaaaaacagagaaatagAAAACAATATATACATTATACTTTTGGATTtcatttagattttttttttcctgtaacTTTTGTTGTGTATGCTGTTCATAGTGGAGCTTTTGGGTTTAGAGATTTTGTAACTTTTACAAGCAAATACAAGTCATTTGTGACAACCAGAGAGACAATTCCATTTTCAAATGTGTATGAGATTTTGCTTTACGTACAAGCCATGATTAAATTTGACATTAGCCAAAGCATGGTCTTCTGAATAAATATTTCAGATGATCTGTTTCAAACTATGAGGTCATTGAAACAATGAATGTTGACATGCTCTACAATTTTATGGAAGATCATGTTGGTAACTTGGTATACTATTTACTTTCTGGAATGGAAGTATTCCAAGTCATTCTCCACTAACTCTATCTTGTGTTTCAAAATCGGCACAAACGGCATTGCTCATGAAATCAAACGTTTGAACAACGCACCCAACAGAGTCAGAGGACATATGTTACTTCTTAATTGTGGAAAGTGTGACAAAATCTTCGGTAGCTAGACTTGGAATAATCCTAGCTAATATTCTTCAGGGCCAGCCCCCATTCCACCCTTTGCACCAAACCCCACCCAAATCCTTTGCACCCGATCCTTAATTAGAATTTAGATAAGACTTGAAGTTGCTGTTGCCTATGACTTCAATAAACACCACATGAGCCCCATGTCTAGTGCGATCCAGAATAATCTCTCCATTTCAAGTATAAACACAGAAGACAGTTGGACAATTTGACCAACTATGGTTAGATAAGGGATTGAATTACGAAAATGCAATGCAAAGATTACCAAAATGAGAGTAGGAAAGATGGAAACTTCATTTAGCTTGAAGATAAAATGCCGTAATGTaaaacaaaattccattaatttgCTGCCACTAGTTTTTGTGAAGCAATTGACATGCTAACGTACGTGGTCCATTGCTAAATGGTTCGGGCGCACTAATATTGTTGTTCCTAAATCATTTCTAGGTGTAGGGTTTTTATCCAAGAGGCTTGAGACCGTTAGTAGTAAATCACCCACATTAaaaattttcttcttcaattgcttTTCTAATGTAGGACTCCTCACTCTTCAGTTTATAAAGAAAGTCTATGAAATTTTGTATTGTTCTTCCTGTTACTCGTCTCAATATATTAGAAAAGATGTTCTTCTTCTCAGTCACTGTGATGTTCCTTCCTACCCAAGTAATATATCAACTCATATGTCATGCACCTCAATATGGAGCCAATCACGGATGATTGACTCAAATGGTGATCACTGTTTAACAGTCAAGTTCATGACATTGCTTCTCATCAAGCAGTATGATTTCTTTTTACCCGTTTCGTGGAGCTAAGAATCCTAAGATGCATGGTTGATAGTCTTCCATTTGAAGTTaaatttctttgatttttctctcGTATTCATCGATAGCAGTTGATTCACATCAATCATGTGATTCATGTCACAATTCCAAAAGGGCTAACAATGTCTAAATAAACTCAATATGAAGAATTGAAGATAAGAGTCCTCCAACCaatgcagaaattgaaatgagtGTCTTTTAGAAGAAGGTTACATTTGATCTTGAGAGTCAAATCCTCTAGGACTTTACTGCCAATAAATGCTAGTAATTAGTACTTGGTAGAAACTAGAAACAGAGTAAACTGACTTCTTTGCTTGCTTCTCACTGAAATGATTAAACAAAAGACTCGAGTGTAGTTTGAAATTAGGGTTGAGAATTGCCGAGTTTCGGCCGGAGGTAAAGTGACTACAGTCTCTCCTATTGTAAAATGCTCGTCCAGGTCTAAATTTATGTTTTGTGTGCTATCTAATGAATTCAAAGAACccataataagaaaaataaatgttCATATTTGTCCAAATTAGTTCTTCGATCCGTGGGTTACATTGCCGAATTGacaatttgacaaaaaaaaaaagtacatttctttattttttgttagaagaaaaaaaaaatacatttcataaagaaaaaaaatgcaaatatTAACTAAATTTCATGGAACAAAAATTGTCTTATTGAAAGTTATAAGTTGCAAATTTAACTCTTGGAATTAGGAAGtcaactaatatatttcttatGATATTTTCGATCAATTCATATCGCTTTTGTAGTTGGGGCAGTGGTATTCTTTCTTTAGTCTCAAATTGTCCCTCTCCGTAATAATGAACAAGGTTTTAAGTAAGGGTGCAACTAATGCGACCCTAAGAATTATTTTGTTCATTCGACAAGTTTATAAtttattaaaatacaaaaatatcCTAATATGAAACAATAAAGGACAATATCTTATTAAAAACTACAAGAAATTTTTCTTATTACCCCCTATAGAGTATGTACTTAAACATCTTTCTTAATCTTTCTAAGTCAATCAGTCTCATTGTTAAAGCCGGTGAGACTGATTGACTAAGACTTCATGAGATTGATTGAGAGAGACGAGGAAGCCAAAAACAACTGAGAGAGACGTGGAGgaagccaaatagaaaaaaatttcaagttaaACCCTATACTGAAAAATCGTATTTTGGATTCTGTAAATGGATGAACAAAGTAaacatgaaattaaaaaaatgtgtAAGGTGAGAAGAGAATGTGGAGTAAACAAATTAGTTAATAGGGTGACAATAACCACACCTTAGTTTGCTATTAATTTAATCACTCTCAACACCCCATTTGTTGTAAGTTCGTTATTATTCAATGATATTTccatcggaaaaaaaaatattatttacctaTAAAACTCACCGGTTATTAATTTCATGACCGTGGTTTAGGGCTGGCGATGAAGGTATGATAGTTGGGCCTGGGCTGTCGTATGTGGTCCGTCGAATCCAAAAACAGCTTCCAGCTAGGCCCACTTACTGTACGTGTCTGCAACTCCAACATGTATGGTTTGTCAAATGATGAGCACGTACGCTTATGAATGTATGACGGGGTGGCTTTGAAGAACCAGAAGAGTAGAAATAGCAATTTGTATTACTAAGCTACATCTGTTTTCTTCTAATGGGATGAAATTTATTCTCTGGTGGATTTCGTTTTCTGTCCGATCTTCCAATAATGCCCTCTGGTAAAATTACTGAGCTGTGACTTTTTTGTTGATTTAGTTGATATTAGGTCTGTGTGAGTTGAAGATCATGATCATTCTGCAGTTTGGTCATGATCATCTGCGAATTTCTACAGGAACCATTTTAAGGACGAAAGCAATTTGTTCCATCATAACCTTGGAAAGAAAATTTGAATGCTTTTGCAGGGTGGTTTATGATGGCCAATGATTTAAATCAAGGCATGAAGCAAAATTAAGGTAACACTCTGAAGTTGTAGTTAATGTCTTTTGTGATTGAGGATTATCATAAATTTCTGTTGTTCAATATAGATAGTGAATCAATCAGTGTTCATAGCTTTGGAATCGTAGATATACTTCTATCAATAATAGTTTTATTTAGGTTTCACTCAAACTCTGTTGACTAGATAGTCCAATTACACAATTCAAAGAAAGAAATTCCAATGATAGCTTTTGGATTTGATCACACACAACACTCTTGGTGGCATAGTTATGAAGCCATATAGCAAACTAATGCTGACACTTAATGCACAAGACAAGCAAACTTGTAGTAGAAGCTGGAATCCCAGTACTGATTTTTTTGAAGGGGAGTAGCTCAATGCCTCAAGCCAAGGCTTGATCACATTGAGTAAAGATGAGCTGGAAGACGAGGCTCGGTGACTGCAATGAGGGGAAACTTCCTTGGTGTTGAAAGCCCGAAAATTTCCTCCATACTCAAATCCTCTTTATTCATATTGTCAGGAAATCTCCAGTTAAATCCATGCAAGAGATTTGCAATACTTGACTGAATCAGCTTGTGGCCAAGACTGTAGCCAGGGCACATCCTCCTGCCTGACCCAAAAGGCAATAGCACGAAGTCTTGGCCTTTGACATCGATACCTTTTCCAAGAAACCTCTCAGGGAAAAACTCAAGGGGATTGTCCCAATATTTAGGGTCTCTTCCTATGGCCCATATGCTTACTATGACTCTGGTGCCCTTAGTAATGTCATACCCAGCAACTTGGCAATCTTCACGGGCTAGTCTCGGTACCAACAAGGGTGCCACAGGGTGCAACCTCATTGTTTCTTTAGCAATGGCATCAATGTACGGTAAGTTGACAATGTCCTTCTCTTCAATCCATCTCTCTCTTCCAATCACCCTGTCTAGCTCCTCTGTCGCCTTCTTAAAAATCTCTGGCTTCCTTAGGACCTCCGACATTCCCCATTCTACGGTCATGGCTGAGCTCTCTGTTCCACCAGCAAGTAGGTCCTAAAAGCATCAATGACGTCAGAAATGGTAAAACAAATCCCAAAATTCAACTCATGGCAGTGCTTATCTGGATCAACTCTACCCAGACAGAAGTGGAAGTGAGGATTGGAGGTTTCAAGTTTAGACCTTCTACTAATTAATAAGACTCAGATACCATACCAAGTTAGACAACCACTAAACCTCAAAAGCTTGGAGTTCAGTTATCAGGGGTTGAATCAAACTAACATTTCTAACAACATGTCTCATATTATTTCAGCGATTATATCTTGGTAAAAGTTAATTTGTTGAATAGTATTATTGCACAAAGGGACTAATCATACCTGGCTAAATGCCTTGACCCCATGCCTTTCAAGCTTGACTTCAAGGTTAGGATCAGCAGCAAGTTGCAACAGCACATCGACCATATCTTTTGCAACAAAGTCAGGAGCCTTGCTATTTGAAATATGTTCATCCAACACATGCTCCAGAAACCTATCGAACTTCTTGCTCAAAGCCTTCATTCTCTTTATGTACCCTTGCAAATCCAAGAAATTAAGCCAAGGTATTGAGTCACCAATGTTCAACACGCCGGTCAGCAAGAACAGCTCATCAAGCATTTTCTTGAACTCATCAGGAGTCACAATCGCGTTTTCGGACTCGTCTGTGTACTTCTTTCCAAGCACCATTCGGCTTATAACATTTAGACTCAAGTCCGAAAGATGGTCTTTCAACAGGATGTTGGTGTTGGAGGACTTGTATAGGCCTCTAAGCAATgcattcatttcttcttttctaatgTATTCATAGGACTCCAGGCGCTTAGCACTGAAAAGCTCCATTATGCACATTTTACGTGCTTGCCGCCAATACGGTCCGTAAGGAGACCAAGTGATGTTGGAGTAGTTGTAAGTGGTATATTTGCCCGCAGCGAGTTTGGGCCGGTCAGCAACTGCGACATCATGGGTTTTAAGGAAGGCTTCGGCCATTTCGGCTGAGGAGCCCACGACGACGGGGAAGGACCCGAACCGGAGCTGCATGATGGGGCCGTGCTTTTGGGAAAGTTCGTGGAGTGAACGATGGGGAAGATTGCCCATGAGGTTGAGGTTCCCAATGATTGGCCAGGGCTTTGGTCCAGGTGGTAAATTGAGCTTGCGGCTGCGGAGGCGGAggccgaggaggaggagggctaGAACTCCCAGCCACGCCGCGGCATATGAAACCCAAGCAGTGCCTTCCATGTTTGGTGTTG is a window from the Rosa chinensis cultivar Old Blush chromosome 2, RchiOBHm-V2, whole genome shotgun sequence genome containing:
- the LOC112189789 gene encoding trimethyltridecatetraene synthase, translating into MEGTAWVSYAAAWLGVLALLLLGLRLRSRKLNLPPGPKPWPIIGNLNLMGNLPHRSLHELSQKHGPIMQLRFGSFPVVVGSSAEMAEAFLKTHDVAVADRPKLAAGKYTTYNYSNITWSPYGPYWRQARKMCIMELFSAKRLESYEYIRKEEMNALLRGLYKSSNTNILLKDHLSDLSLNVISRMVLGKKYTDESENAIVTPDEFKKMLDELFLLTGVLNIGDSIPWLNFLDLQGYIKRMKALSKKFDRFLEHVLDEHISNSKAPDFVAKDMVDVLLQLAADPNLEVKLERHGVKAFSQDLLAGGTESSAMTVEWGMSEVLRKPEIFKKATEELDRVIGRERWIEEKDIVNLPYIDAIAKETMRLHPVAPLLVPRLAREDCQVAGYDITKGTRVIVSIWAIGRDPKYWDNPLEFFPERFLGKGIDVKGQDFVLLPFGSGRRMCPGYSLGHKLIQSSIANLLHGFNWRFPDNMNKEDLSMEEIFGLSTPRKFPLIAVTEPRLPAHLYSM